The DNA sequence ACCCCGAATTGGTTACCACAGGgcacatgctgataaacatccgTTCACACTCACATCTATGGACAATTTAGAATTTCTAGTCTTCCTaagatgcatgttttgggggGAAATGGGAGAATGGAGGGGTATCTAATTCTGGACTAATCACATGCAAAAATATCTGAGAACGTTTCTTTGCACAAGGCAAACAAGACTGACTCAAAGATGCATTTCTCTTTACCCAGAAGTGGTTATAAAAGAATCGGCAGCAGAGGAGATGTGCCCACGGTATCCCGAGCCTGTGCCCCTCAAACATCCTATCACATCTCTAAGAGTGGCTTTAGAAAAGGTAACATTTCTTTCCTTATCATTCTGGAtataattatcattattattactctCCCACCAGGTTGACCTACTCCTGAGGAGCAGTGTTGACAGAATCAAGCTTCCAGCAATATCTGCCATTATAGTTTTAAATGACTCTGTTCTTTGGATTGGTAATTTTGGCAAAAAGAACATTAGTGAACCAACATCTCCTCCACCCGATGAGTACACAGTCTACAGGTAAGCTCACGTACATTGGGAGGATCCATCCATTTGTCTGTTTGGATAGTCCCAGCACTCTGTGGAGCAGCAAAAAGTCTGGCCAAGGCCAGACAGCTTTCATACGGCTGCATTAGTCAAAGTACAAAAATAGAATGGTAGTGGATAAAAGCAGTTCCTTGCTAGCTTAGGCTATTTCTATCAACGCTAGTCTTATAATATTCATACCAGCAGGAATATAGGCAGCAAATTTTTTGCATTGTGAAAAAGTGTCAGTAATATGTACAGTACTGGACACGATATGTTCAAGTTTCAGCAtgccttgttaaaaaaaagttttgtcttTGCTGACGCGGTGTACCGATAAATAATACCGATATGTTTACTGTATCACATTGATTTGAATGATTGCATCTACAGAATTGCAAGCCTTTCCAAGATATTTCCCTCCCTGATGTTGTACAAGCTGTGGGAAGATGGCCTTGTAGACTCAATAGATGACTCAGTGGAGAAGTACATAGACAACTTCACCATCAAGAACCCACTGGGAACCGACAGGGAAGCGGCGTCCACCACACGCAGGACCTTCAACAGAGCTGCCATTACCTTACGTAGAATGGCCAGTCACCTTTCTGGTAAAACTAAACCATCATTCACTTACTTAGTGAAGATAGTTAACGGTAGTATTTAAAAACAGATTAGAAAATCAACCTGGTGCCAAAATATAAATGGAGCCCATACAATGGGGTTTTACAGGATTACCCCGCAGATTAAGGTCAACTAATCTCCTTTGGGATGGGGACACAGAATCAGCCCTTCATGAGTTGCAGGATGATGTCCTTGTTGCTGATCCAGGAACAAAGTAAGGTTTTCCCTGCCTTGTTCTAATTTAACGACAGTTAGTAAATGAGCACATTGCTATGAGTGCAAGCTAAGATGTTATCGACGTGCCTTTGCTGTCTTTATCTATAGATGCCACTACAGCAATGTCGCCTTTGCTCTAATGGCCAACGTCTTGGCTGAGAAAGTGACTGGAATGGGCTACGAAAAGTGGGTATCCCGCAATATTTTGGATCGGCTCAGCATGAAGAACACCGGCTTCAATATGACTCCTATGATTCAGAGACAGATGGCAATGGGTGTCTACAGCAACGGTCAGCCGGCTCCCCTCTACAACTTGGGCTGGTATCGACCTGCGGGTCAGATGTACTCCACGACAGCCGACATGGCAAAACTTGTGATGACTCTCCTGGGATCATACAGAAGGACACTCCTCCGAAAAGACACCCTTAACACTATGCTGGCCCCACTTTTCCAATGCCAGAATGGCTACTTTGCCAGCTACACTGGCACACCATGGGAGATCAACCAGCAACTGGGCTACGATATCGTGAGAAAGGATGGTGACTTGGACGGCTTTGCGGCCTCTCTGTCACTGGTGCCACGTCTCAAATTAGGAATGGTGGGCCTGATGGCTGGGGTACGACCCGCAGGGCAGGATTTAGTGAGGCAAATATACAGCCACCTCATTCCTGCAGTGGAAGGTGCTTACAGGGATGCTGAACTGACACCCAGACCGCCACCTGACCCAGCTCCATACGTAGGCTTTTTTACTTATAGAAATATAACTTTCTATGAGATTAAAGTAGGGTCACATGGGGCCCTGCTCATGCAACAGTTTGGACCACAGATGGATAGCAAAATCCCAGACAATTACCAAACCATCCACCTTCAGTATCTTCAGGATAGGGTGTTCAGAGTGGCGTTCAAGAACCCATACCCTTGTAAGTTGAAGGTCAACAGTGCCTCCGTCTCTTTGGAGACTCAAGACAGACAGCTCTTTAACTTTTACCTCttcaacaaaaaaggtgtgtcaCCAGGATTTGATTCGCCAGGACTTAACACTTACAAAGTCATGAGGATAGCCGGCAAACCGTATTTTACAACATGAAAAGTGAATGCAAACATATTTTGTATTGGCTtgcttcccccccccaaaaaatacatGATTCATCTATGTATTTGATTCAGGGCAAAAGGAAGATTACAACCtaaacaagggggggggggggggggtgtccaatttttttccttcctttttcTAAACATTTGCTGTTAACTCACTTTTACCGCACCCTCCCCTCATACCATAATGTAAAAACTTCATCTTATGTGAATTTAGTATGTACACTTTGATTAAATATACAATgcaacaatttaaaaacaatataaaagctgataaaaaaaacaaaacatttgtgtATTTCACTTCACCGTAGTCACAGCATGAATTCACCTTGTAGTGACAAAAGTGAATCTCAATCAGGTATTTTTCATAGGTTTGACAGAATACTGAAAGAACACCATCATTGGTTGCGGCAGTGAAAGAGTGAAATAAAAAGCTGCGTGAACATACCTCATTTACAATAAACTGgacaagtacaaaaaaaaaaaaattggctcaAATCTGACACTTGACTTGCTCTCATTCAGCGGCACTTCACATTAAACTTTGGATAGCATGCATTTACTACATTAATTTGTAATTTGTGCTTGACCATGCTAAAACCACTTTAGAAATacatacatttaaaataaaaaactttaaaaaaaaaaaaaaaaaaaacaatttctgaTGAGGTATAAAACAAAGACCTTATGTCCAAATTTATGTTTGAATGCCAGCGATGTTTGGAGCGCtttcaaaaagaaacaaatatgTACAATGTTCAAAATATTGTACAACGAGCTGCATTGTTTTTCCAGTCATACCAGTTCCTCATTAGAACAAGTATTTTCTACACGAGTCTGCTCCACACCGACACTCCACTCGCATCCTCTTCTTTGGCGAATTGGAGACACCAGCTAAGGTGAAACTGCAATCCATCTTAGAGCTTTCTGTGTCGACTGGATCAACTGGGAGCAAATGGAGAGTAAATAAAACGCCTATTTTGTTGTTACGTCATGCATACAAAAACTACTGAAACCCATGTCAAATATGTTCATTTTAAGTGACAGACTTAATCTTGATTTACAGACAAAAAGATCGACATGATTAAACAGTCGGCACTCACTTTGCATTTTGTAGTCAAAGGTGagctcctctcctgcccggatgGACCGTGTTGAGAATAAAGCAATTCTCGGGAGCCTCTCATCAATGTTGTCAACAAACACATTGAATACTTGCATGTTTGGGTTACactggaaaaacaacaaaagatgTAAATGTGACAAATGATTGTATGTCCACTCCATCGCAATCAAAATGCAGTGCATCGCTTAAAAGCAAAAAGAGAAAGCCATCATTTATGGTACCCACACTGTGATTGACAAAGTGAGAGATGTTGCCTTGGTGGGCAGCATCCACTGTGTATACATCCTCCACATAGTCCAGGTCAAAAAGGTATGTGGAGCCTTCGCCGTCATATATGTGACCTCGTTTCTCTGCTTCATCTGACGTGATGATCTGACAGAAACGACACAAAAGTGCTTCGCATTCCAGACCTGGTGCTGAACAGTCTCATGGTACCAAAATTGGTCCAGCAAAATGGTACACAATTGCATTACAAAACCGCTTGCTCAAAAAGGGCTGATTTGTCAAGCGCCTCCTTCGACTTCAACAAGGATTACACAGAAGACGAACCCTTACCTCTCCCACGTATTCCATGACAAATGAGTTCTTCTTTATATGTTGCAGCGTGCGGACTCCCCATCCCCGACCGTTGTCCGTCTTAAAGATAGCCAGGTCAAACTGAATGCCTTTTTGCACCACCCTGTTGGGGCAGTCTGGGCTGCAGAGGCACTGAGAATTACACTCGTATATGGGTTGTCCTGGCCTTACACGGACCTGGCCGTGTTCATTGTAAGCAACCCGATGCAATGACGCGCCAGGACAGCAGCCGTTCACCGGCTCCTCGAGACAATTCTTGCACTCACAGCCAACAGCCATTTCAGTAAAAACGATGCCCGGGCCTGCTTTGTAGTTGTTGATATAAGTGAAGTTCTTTGGTGGACCCTCAAAGTCGACATCGTTCATGACAAAGATGCGACCGGGGTGGTTGCAGGTTAGGTTCAACTGAGTCTCCCAGCTCTGCAGTTTCTGACGGAGTTCGGCTTTTCGAACTATAAATGTTGAGATTTCCCTATCCAGCCTTTTGGGGATAGAACGTATTTTCTGGCGACTCAGTTCTTGATCCAGGTCCTGGTGGAACTGCTTCATTAGTTTGGAGCATTTGAGGTGCCTCTTGGGCTCCCAGCTGTTGACTGACTCTGGAAAGCCTCTCCATTTCACCAGGTAAAATTCTTCCATCTAgaacaaaaatcccaaattattTTATAACTCAAAAACCCAAGTCGTTCTAACGTCCACCAATCAGAAAAAACGGCAGGAGCTTCTTTGTGGGTCTACTCTTAAACATCATGTAATAACAACATATGAACATTTTCAGTACATTTTAGAGACATCTATTGTCTGGAAACTCTGGATTAAGCCAACAGGAAATTTAAAAAGGTACCTTACCTTAGTCTTTTTGTAGTCACAGAGGAACTCCACCTCATACTCATTGACGTTAGCTTTGGTTATCCCTAAATCTTTACAGTGAAGCCCTTCTAGGCGACACAAGGCTTCAAGGGCATCCCATGACATCTTACTGGGCACACTGCATtctgaaaaagaagaaaatgggcTTTTTGGTCATACATTATGTGCAAGTTTATAGAAAAATCTCACATAGTGGGGAACTGTAcagctaactttttttttttcctctgtcaaAAGGTCTGTCATAACCAATGTTTCCCCAGATATATCTACTCAAATCTTATATTagtattattcattcattttcaataATACTATATTAAAGATCATTTAAGTGTCAACGGGCAGGTGATTGCTTTTTTACATCACTCTACAAACTTCAATGTACAATTCTGCACTAGTGGACTAAGTTTACATTCTATACTATCTTCTTTATCCATTTATTTATGCTATCCAACTTATGATGTACATCCTTTTTCCCCTACGACCCAATTTCGTCGAACACCTGTTGTACAATGCCAacaaaggcattctattctatttataACTTTGTTTGTGTACATAAATCATGGGAGGATAATTGGTGGATTGTATAGAATTGTGCATTGCCACAGCTCAACCTAAAACCCAAATACACCACTTGAAATTCGACTTTTATTCAGCTATCCATTCTCTGTACTGCGTCACCAATGAAATTATTACGACCAGAACTTCTGCACATACACATAAAAGTAATAAATGGAAATGTGGTTTTAAAAAACGACTGTTGTGACGCTACTGACATCCGTAAAATTATGAAAAGCCACTCCGTAAAGTTCTCGGACTAAGTTTTGACGATTTGTGGCTACAGTTCCAATTTCTTAGCAACCGTTTGAGCTACGTTACAAATACTCAATTTAGCATTAACATCGAAATTATTCTAAAACTATTCTGTATCTTGCTAAATCAATGAACTCTGACAAATTAGATAAACACAAATAGTGTCCGGTTGTATCACTCTGAAGTACACCTAACGAGACATGACGCTAGTTTCGTTTCCCTGCACAACTTTAACATCCAAAACACGACACAAACCGAGAACACAGTCATTGTTAGTTAACGCGCAAATTAAACCGCACTGAATATTTAAACAAATATGTCTCAAAGAGAGCCGTTTAACCACACTGATTTTACGCGGTTATCTTACACCGTGTCGCAGGTAAATGTGGAGACATAATTCGGGTGTGCATAATATACGTTTTTAAAAGCAGCAAATACGAATGTAAACAGATGGAAATTCAAAAACTGCCTTTCCTCGTTTACCTTTCGAAAATTCCGCCATTATATACTCGCAGCCGCCAAAACTGCATGGGCAGGGGAGAACCCAAAGCAGAGGCAACTGTCTCGGCTGCTAATTGGTTAAACGACTTTGTATCAGCCGTCTCATTGGtccatttgttcttttctccgcCTTCTCCACCAGTTCTTCTTCGTTGTCTTTCTTCTTCTATTGTGTTGTTAAGGAGGGGGTGAGGGGCCGTCTCACCgacggaggggaaaaaaaagtgaagtgcaGTAAACTCCACAACGAAACTATTAATATTAAGGAAGACCAAACCAACAAAAATAGCACAGAATTTTTTAAATAGCTCCACAAATCGTATATGTGTTTGGAGAGGACAATTTTGAATGTTTGACTAGCGCTCCAATCCAGTAGTGAGCGCTGTAGAGTTCTAAGGAAACTTCCATAAAATTAAAGTGCATCTTGGCGCTTGCTCCAAATGTTGCAGTCATTTGTTTTTCATAATCCAGCATACTCGTAGTAACGAATAAGACGGGTTTTTAAGGATTCCTCCATCATGATATATTTTGGTCTGCTGCTTTCCTTTGTTCCTTGTGAATAAATTTGACGCAAGGTAAACGTGTGCATGTGCAAACAAGTTCGGAATGTTATTGACTATTTTTTTACGCGAGTGCAAGTGAAATAACAAAATTATTCCAGTGCAGTCCTGACATATAAGTTATAGATCATTCAACTTTTTGTACTGTAGTGGAACCTGCAGATTTTGACAATGTAAGTATAACAACGAGAGAGTAACACAAGATGCCATAGGACAACTTTTATTATTAGAGAATAAATCAAGAAAAGACTCCAAGATAAAACgtgttaccaaaaaaaaaaaaacccctcatAAATTGCAATTTTGGAAAAAACAAGCACTTTCTTTTCACATGGATTTCAAAGAACATTAACAGTATGTTATTTTATCTCGCCTGCCATTGAGCAGTTTTTGTGCTGCCACTTTCGTTTCTAATCGTGCATTATGTAAACCGTAATCGAGTAAATCAATCACATAATATCATCAGATGTATTTCAttgctgtgtgtttgtgcagtTGCATCATGGACATGTTCGACAGGCTCCTGGTGTTGATAGAGCTGGCCGAAAGTTGTGGAGTCAGCACACTCCAGCAGGGCTTTGAACAAATCTGGAGGCTTCTGCTCATTTGTCTTCTCAGTAGGCTGCTGTTCAGGTTGGGTAAgcatcaccccccccctcctcctccccgaTTAATTCCAATTGGCAATTTAGAAGTTAGCCTTATAAACAACAAACCAATGTCCACAATAATTGTAATCCTAAATGCTTTCCTTTGTATCTTTCTCAGGAGGCGTGTCCTCTGTGAATCATGTTGTGTCGATGTTTGCGGGGATCTTCagccttttcctcttttttaacCTGCAAATGCTGTGGGTGCTGCTACTCAGTCTGCTTTGCTACCTCATTCTTCTTCTTAATCGACACTCCAGCAACAAAGGCCTCTTCCTTTCCGCTGCCATTCTCATTTACCTCCTCATTGGGtaagaaaacattttggaaaTGTATATGTACTAGGTTGGGGTTGCTGTTTCTGATAGTATGATTTCCTTATTTAGGTAGACCAAAGAGTGGATGTGATGGAGTACGGTTCTGTCACAATAAACACTGTTAAATTAGGATATCTCAGACAGCATCCAGATATTGCTGCttgaattgaatataggttgaaaagtatTTGCGAatcattgttgtttgtttttacctGTTTTAAGCAATATCCCAACATCATTGGAATTTTGGCTATTTCTTTCTTGGTTCTGATgctttgtttggttttgttATGCAGTAGATTTAAAAGAagcattgtttttcttttttcagagAGTTGCATTTAATTGACACGGTAACCTGGCATAAGATCAGAGGTAAATGTTTTACTCTTCATACCGCCGCCAAATGCTGATGTTTTGGATTATGTGTGTTTGTTATTTAACTATGCAAAAAGGTCTTAAAAGGGTTCAATTTTTGTGGAGGTTGTGGCATGTCCCAAAATAGGTTTAAATAATCCTTACGGGAAGATTCACGGGGGAATAGTAGACAGCACTTGGTAGTAAATACTTGGAATTTAGTTGTTtatacaaaaaacatttttgaagctTTAACTGTTTTCCATCTTGATtaaattgtgatttttgtgtttgtttgagaGGCAGTCAGATGGTGGTGGCCATGAAAGCCATTTCTCTGGCCTTTGACCTGGACAGAGGAGCAGTCAGCGCTTTGCCCACGCCAACTGAGTTTCTTGGCTATGTTCTCTTTGTGGGCAACGTAGTCTTCGGGCCTTGGATCAGTTTTTCAACATACAAGACTGCTATTGTTGGCAGGCAACTGGTGAGAAGTTGTTATTTAAGCCTGTGATTATTTGTCGTCGTTTCAAGTTTTTAAAACATTCCTTTCCTCAGAGCTGGTTATGGCTGCGCTGTTCCTTCCTCAGCCTCTTAAAGAGTCAAATGTGTCTGCTGGTGTCCTCTTGCATTGCACCATACCTGTTCCTTTTCTTCATCCCCATCAGTGGAAATGCTGTCATTCACAAGTGAGGACATTTgttgtttatatatttttttatatttacccACGACAGAAAACATGCACTAGCTGTATTGGTCTTAGTGTATTGAATGATACTATAGGAGCCAATTTAGGTCTCTATAGTCCATCTATAGAACAGTAGCTACAAAAAGGACATCATCCATGGTTTGTTGCTTAGTAGAAATGATCCTATAAAGCGTTTTCGAGTCTTGGGAAGCTTCCAGGAACACTTGTGAGTTTCTTTTTGTGTTATGTAGGTGGCAAAGTGCCTATGAGAATGCATTGTCATTCCACTTCAGTAACTACTTTGTGGGCCACCTCAGCGAAAGCACCAGCATGCTGGCAGGAGCTGGCCACATTGAGGAAAAAGACAACATCAGGTGGTGAGTAACATAGACAAGGCAAAATTGGTGGAGGCTGTTGAAATGAAAGCAGTTTTAGAGAGAGGATTCATTTTGTGGAGAAAGTGCACAGTACATGGTGTGGATGAGATGTAGAAATGTTTAAAGTAcaaaacctgttcaaatttgtttTCATAATTTTGTACTATACTTACACAGGGAAATGGAAGTGGTCAAACCCCTGAATGTGGAAATGCCTCGCTCCATGGTTATGGTAGTGACTTCCTGGAATATTCCCATGTCACAGTGGCTTAAATTTTGTAAGTCTGCTCCTTTAACAAAGGTGTGTCATTCAAATTGTCAAAACCTATAGCTTGTAATTTGTGAGaacgttcaacagggcgtgagcaCCCAACATCACAATAATCAATATTTAAGCCCTTCATATAAACATGCAGATGGTTTAGTCCACATATAGCATCACTTTGTGTTCTTGTGTTCAGATGTCTTCAAAAATGCTATGAAACTTGGAACTTTTCCCGCCATCTTGGTCACATACACAGCCAGCGCTCTACTACATGTGAGTACAGGTCACTTGAAATAATGAATGGGCGGTTTAACAATTTATGGAAAAAGTCATGCTTCTATGTACCGTTAATCAATGaatcatttttcaaaaataCAATAAGGTA is a window from the Syngnathus scovelli strain Florida chromosome 2, RoL_Ssco_1.2, whole genome shotgun sequence genome containing:
- the LOC125988018 gene encoding protein-serine O-palmitoleoyltransferase porcupine isoform X2 yields the protein MDMFDRLLVLIELAESCGVSTLQQGFEQIWRLLLICLLSRLLFRLGGVSSVNHVVSMFAGIFSLFLFFNLQMLWVLLLSLLCYLILLLNRHSSNKGLFLSAAILIYLLIGELHLIDTVTWHKIRGSQMVVAMKAISLAFDLDRGAVSALPTPTEFLGYVLFVGNVVFGPWISFSTYKTAIVGRQLSWLWLRCSFLSLLKSQMCLLVSSCIAPYLFLFFIPISGNAVIHKWQSAYENALSFHFSNYFVGHLSESTSMLAGAGHIEEKDNIRWEMEVVKPLNVEMPRSMVMVVTSWNIPMSQWLKFYVFKNAMKLGTFPAILVTYTASALLHGLSFHLGAVLLSLGFITYVEHVLRKRLAAIFSACVLSRPCPSDCSHQHKGYWVMLLNLVFSFLAIFHLTYLGSMFDPGVEEEVEEGYAAIHTIQRWSELNWTSHWVVFASWIFYRLIL
- the LOC125988018 gene encoding protein-serine O-palmitoleoyltransferase porcupine isoform X3 — encoded protein: MDMFDRLLVLIELAESCGVSTLQQGFEQIWRLLLICLLSRLLFRLGGVSSVNHVVSMFAGIFSLFLFFNLQMLWVLLLSLLCYLILLLNRHSSNKGLFLSAAILIYLLIGELHLIDTVTWHKIRGSQMVVAMKAISLAFDLDRGAVSALPTPTEFLGYVLFVGNVVFGPWISFSTYKTAIVGRQLSWLWLRCSFLSLLKSQMCLLVSSCIAPYLFLFFIPISGNAVIHKNTCEFLFVLCRWQSAYENALSFHFSNYFVGHLSESTSMLAGAGHIEEKDNIRWEMEVVKPLNVEMPRSMVMVVTSWNIPMSQWLKFYVFKNAMKLGTFPAILVTYTASALLHGLSFHLGAVLLSLGFITYVEHVLRKRLAAIFSACVLSRPCPSDCSHQHKKGYWVMLLNLVFSFLAIFHLTYLGSMFDPGVEEEVEEGYAAIHTIQRWSELNWTSHWVVFASWIFYRLIL
- the LOC125988018 gene encoding protein-serine O-palmitoleoyltransferase porcupine isoform X1, with translation MDMFDRLLVLIELAESCGVSTLQQGFEQIWRLLLICLLSRLLFRLGGVSSVNHVVSMFAGIFSLFLFFNLQMLWVLLLSLLCYLILLLNRHSSNKGLFLSAAILIYLLIGELHLIDTVTWHKIRGSQMVVAMKAISLAFDLDRGAVSALPTPTEFLGYVLFVGNVVFGPWISFSTYKTAIVGRQLSWLWLRCSFLSLLKSQMCLLVSSCIAPYLFLFFIPISGNAVIHKWQSAYENALSFHFSNYFVGHLSESTSMLAGAGHIEEKDNIRWEMEVVKPLNVEMPRSMVMVVTSWNIPMSQWLKFYVFKNAMKLGTFPAILVTYTASALLHGLSFHLGAVLLSLGFITYVEHVLRKRLAAIFSACVLSRPCPSDCSHQHKKGYWVMLLNLVFSFLAIFHLTYLGSMFDPGVEEEVEEGYAAIHTIQRWSELNWTSHWVVFASWIFYRLIL
- the lactbl1a gene encoding putative beta-lactamase-like 1, with the protein product MKVKWTMLGMVVFFLLSVVMTFCFIWQYRIPKLKTEVVIKESAAEEMCPRYPEPVPLKHPITSLRVALEKVDLLLRSSVDRIKLPAISAIIVLNDSVLWIGNFGKKNISEPTSPPPDEYTVYRIASLSKIFPSLMLYKLWEDGLVDSIDDSVEKYIDNFTIKNPLGTDREAASTTRRTFNRAAITLRRMASHLSGLPRRLRSTNLLWDGDTESALHELQDDVLVADPGTKCHYSNVAFALMANVLAEKVTGMGYEKWVSRNILDRLSMKNTGFNMTPMIQRQMAMGVYSNGQPAPLYNLGWYRPAGQMYSTTADMAKLVMTLLGSYRRTLLRKDTLNTMLAPLFQCQNGYFASYTGTPWEINQQLGYDIVRKDGDLDGFAASLSLVPRLKLGMVGLMAGVRPAGQDLVRQIYSHLIPAVEGAYRDAELTPRPPPDPAPYVGFFTYRNITFYEIKVGSHGALLMQQFGPQMDSKIPDNYQTIHLQYLQDRVFRVAFKNPYPCKLKVNSASVSLETQDRQLFNFYLFNKKGVSPGFDSPGLNTYKVMRIAGKPYFTT
- the suv39h1a gene encoding histone-lysine N-methyltransferase SUV39H1-A; this translates as MAEFSKECSVPSKMSWDALEALCRLEGLHCKDLGITKANVNEYEVEFLCDYKKTKMEEFYLVKWRGFPESVNSWEPKRHLKCSKLMKQFHQDLDQELSRQKIRSIPKRLDREISTFIVRKAELRQKLQSWETQLNLTCNHPGRIFVMNDVDFEGPPKNFTYINNYKAGPGIVFTEMAVGCECKNCLEEPVNGCCPGASLHRVAYNEHGQVRVRPGQPIYECNSQCLCSPDCPNRVVQKGIQFDLAIFKTDNGRGWGVRTLQHIKKNSFVMEYVGEIITSDEAEKRGHIYDGEGSTYLFDLDYVEDVYTVDAAHQGNISHFVNHSCNPNMQVFNVFVDNIDERLPRIALFSTRSIRAGEELTFDYKMQIDPVDTESSKMDCSFTLAGVSNSPKKRMRVECRCGADSCRKYLF